TTAGGGTTTAATTAGGTTTGGGCCTTTGGCCCAATAGCTTGGACTCTTGATGGGCCAAATGGCcagcccattgaagcccaaggAGAGGTGGCCATCGACCAAGGAGGGGAGGAGTGGCgggcccacttcttccaagcccaagccaaTCTTGCATGagtcttgccaagtggcaaaaatgAAGGCTCCATGCATTGGCTTGTGGGGAGGCACATCATCATTGCTAATTATGGGAATTAGGGGaaacaaaaaggagagagagagtggccggtggAGGGATTCGgccaagccaaagagagagggtcaccgagagggagaggaaccgaggaggagaaggagccgTCTGTCCGTCACTGTACATTCGCCATCCGTGTGCTGTCTGTGTGCCGTCGtccgcttgatcttagaggcaagttaggatcaatttctactcttgcatgtgtgtcttgcctGTGTGGTTGAATCTTGGGTGTTTAGAGGTAAGGAACCGAAGCTAGTgtggtttgttcttgaaaaaacttgctgatttcgtgtaaACAGCCTGACTcagaaacttgtggaggcttgcatgcatgtttcgagttggattttgacttcgactccttcatgaaagttgtagaaaataTCTCAAAGTatacatactaaaatttgacaCAAAATGGCTGATATTTAAGGGGTGAAACTCTTCttctacgaagacactagatctggaactgctttgTCGACCTTTTGGtggttttgtgggttgcatgttgctttttactgagaatctcacttcaacttcttcatcaaacttgtagagaacatcctaaagactaacatactcaaatttgaggtaaaatgagcaattttagcctagtgaatcgactttctcttgaagacggtaaatctggaaacacggtactggacacccgagacttcctAGACCTATATGGTGATTATTATTTGAGAATCTCacctagatcccttaatgaaagttgtagggacctcttgaagtaaaacatatcaaaatttcagaggaaacgaagaagtaTAAGTAGGtaaaaactcgatatttcggagataggtatactggacgtttcggtgctagaatcagGAGCTTCGAACgcctatagaaaattatctagaacgaataTGGGCTAGATGTCcgcatgaaaaatctactttagggTCTtgactataacctggtaaaatttcataattttcggaggtcatttgggtattttaatcgaaatatttcaagaactgcgcaatctgatcttatccgaaattgcatgctgtatttgtgtgaattatatcttcttgtgtgaaactcttttgggcatgtgttcttcatgaaattgttatcttattgtcttgtctatcacatgtcctgatttcatgatttttgagaatcatatgtatttttaatttaaattttttctaaaatggtacaagctggaatttaataaacttcaaaaaggcatggTATATGGACTATCctaaattgtatggactccatgaattgtattgttatgaatgattgtgtcttgctgcatgcatgatgatgattggaaatgcatatatgaataaaaaggatgaaaatgatatTGATTACCAttacatcacatgccatgttaacattgaattataattgaagatgtgaattaagataagtgagaaggccgtcgaaggtgtgagccgacgatgccacgggagtgttgggatgcctggctagaagggtacggccggttgcctAGTGGCCTTGAATGGCTGGATGCCGAAGGGTCctcaggagtttcgagatgcccggagagtgggggagtcGGAAGCTCGGCGGGTATTGTGCCgagggatgcctcgtgatgccagttggggtacgagatgcttggcaggtattgtgccggatgcccggcaGGTATTGTAACGGAtggttctcgcgatgccaggtggggtgcgagtgataaatgtgggatgcaaacattggtctcgaaaaagagaaatgtggcggcccaaaatgaaagaatgaaattgGGAAATTGGAATTGcattatgcatgatggtatatgtatggtatgatgatgatgagtgcatgtgacatgatgatgatgagtgcacgtgacatgatgatgatgagtgcatggatgcatgatgatggtgagtgcatggatgtatgtgcacctatggcatgatggtacatgtgatatgatgatgatgagtgcatggatgcatgatgatggtgagtgcatggatgtatgtgcacctatgacatgtgttatgctatgattgtgatgagtGTGGggcatgatgtattgagtggtttattggtcatttacttgctaagtggttgtacttaTCCCTTCgaggaccaacatttcaaattagaaagatgccgctccatgttgtcacgcggggcgtcttttacggccttcATTCAGATGTGAAGGTCAAGTGcgtggagatcgactgtcccaccatcccTGGTCTTACGTTTATTTGGGTTCGTGTGATAGTGatgtacgatgtaggcctggctgagggccttgtcattcaggagttcatatcggTTCACGTTCGTCGAGATGGGGcaatgcgagggatgttgccgccaccactgcctgatgcaccgggatgggtgtgatggcacgttCGTGAAGAGTAGGACCTGCAACTTTTTGGAAAATAGCCGACACTAGATGATGGGGGATCTTACACGATAGacatagtgggtcgagtgtttctttttggggttgtgGCCGAGTGTAGCTAAAgatcttggcctttcttttgatgtaccaacccaagaaaatccatcatgaaaatatgtaaataaaagtgtctgggctctatcttttcttataatgtttagtggtgtgcaattgtatcatggttgttgaaGGAGGAACTAGtaagacttgattatgcttccgcaaataagatgcgctgggaccgtttaaaaaaaatacctaGGAACTAAGGTACTTCTTTGGTAAGATGTGGCAACCTTGGGCGCTTCGGGGTGTCAcagtgagactgtaaaatctcttttgattcttagtgaaattcagccaataggctgttagtgcgggagagtggacataggcttggtttaagccgaactactataaaccttgtgtttcaattttcttttcttgaagtttttactttaattcgtagctttatataactgtttatagtcttttacattttcagttTATTATCCTCAAAAGACAAGTTAATTTATTAAGTCTTGCAAAACTTCTTTTAACACATATTCACCCATGTAGGAAGTTCTTttaacacatattcaccccttgtaggtgtccttactagccctatcaGATTTGTACTAGGATTTTGTGTTActtatgagattttatgggattactaccaattattctaaaagtttaaactgttagatgaagatgcaaattattatttgaaattttagtaCTCTCCCTTATATTTAGTTTGGTCTTTTTGCCAAGTATtaagcatgaaaatatttaactgGGAAGACAAATGAGGTTCGAAAAGATTTCCATTGAGGACATCCAGCTCTAATACTATGTAGGATTTTGAGGAACCACCGACAAcggttctaaaagcttaagtcaatttttttctaaaagtttaagttgttcGATGAAGGCATggattattatttaaatattctaatactcTCCTTCACACttaatttgaactttttgcctagtactagatgtggaaatatttaattggggagACAAATAGGGTCTAGAAAGATTCAAATTCAAGACCTTCAACTCTGACAGAATGTAAGATTTTGTAGAACCACtatcaactattctaaaaatttaagttgttagatAAATGCAtgtattattatttaaatattctaatattgcTATCCCTGCGAAATAGATCACACCAATCTAATTATATATTTCATTGtctgatttatttatttgttctatTTATTATTGTATTTGATGCTTGTTTTCGCAACATTCTATAGATACGACAAATCATGAGCAACTAGTGAAAATAATATAACTTCAAACCCATATTTACTGAACTTACCATTGGAAACGAGGTAGCACAGACTGAGACGTCTCTTCTTTGACACTAATAATGATTAAGAGTAACCATAGTCATCTTCTAAACGTCCATCATCTTTTACAATTCAAATCAATGAAGACACCTGCAGAAAGTTACATGCGTGCATTAAACTATCCTAGACAATTTGTTGTTTTGCTTCTGTCCCAAATGGAAACGTATAAAGATAAGACGGACAGATTCAATGTCTTTTACTTCCTATTGTATATATAATAAGCGATTCATCTGCTTTCGTAAGCCATGATGTCATTTAAATTAGCATATGCTGTTGCCAGTCTCGAAATATTTATTGCCAATCGAATATCACTCTATAGCACTGGCAAAGTGTCCTTTCATTTGTCGTGTTTCATTTTAGCCATTTTCGTACGGCTATTAACATATGCTATTCTCAAGCCCACTAGAAATCACTTCTTACGACTTTAAGCAATGCGATCGGTTTGGAGGTTGACCGGCAGGTAATGCGCCTCCCTGCTAAACTGCAATAATAGCTTGCGGCAGTTTCATTCTTCTAGCGTATGAAACTGTTGTCAAAGACGTCGGAAGCATGTTGACATAAATGATTATTGTATCGGAGAATATGAGTGAAAAATGTAACGTAATGTTTCTATGGACACGGTGGCGAGCGAGATACTCTCTCAATGTTGGGAGAGGACTTGTATTTCTGCTTTATTTGTAGCATATGCTGAACGTTTAATTGGGAGTTTTAAATCCAGTACTGTTATTCATACACTTCTGGTGAAGATTAGGGTACAGGTcaaaatccaacaaacagtttaAAGGGCATGTGTTAATGTGTACCCATCACCAATGCAAGCGAGTTTGACCAACTACCATTCAATGGATTATGGATATTTATAGGTGTCATTATCTGTTTTCATGTTGCTTGTTAATGTCTATAAATATGAGCTTTGTAGAGTGATCATAATCGCCTAAAGTGCatagacaaaagagagaaacggTGGGAGACATACacagaaaaacaaaatgtgCAGGCCACATGACATTCATGTTTTAGTCTTAACACATCCAGTACAAGGCCATATAAACCCGATGCTCCAATTTTCCAGACGCTTAGCTTCAAAGGGTCTCAAAGTCACATTCCTAATCCCCATCTCCACCAAGAAGTCCCCCAATTTGGTTAATTCAAGCTCCATCAATGTTGTGTACATTCCCGATGGATTTGAAGACGTTGACAGGGAGAAACTAAGCATGGGTGATGCTCTCAAACACTTTCAAGTCTCCGTCACGCACAGCTTAAATGATTTCATTGAGAAACATCAGGCTTGCGAAGAGAAGCCCGCCAAAGTACTTGTCTACGATTCCTTCATGTTTTGGGCTTTGGACATAGCAATACAACACGGCATGCATGGAGCTCCGTTCTTCACGCAGTCATGCGTCGTTTGTTGTACATATTACATGATTCACCAGGGAAGGGTCAAGCTCCCATTGGAAGCTGCACACGGACAAGGGCATGTTGTCTCTGATCCTCCAGTGATGTCTGTTTTAGGGCCGGATGATTTTCCTTCGTTTGTCGTTGATGTCAACTCATATCCTGGCGCGCTCCCGTTCGTTCTCGGCCAATTCTCCAATATTCAGAGAGCCAAGTGGCTCTTGTTCAATTCTTTTGCTGAGCTCGAGGAGGAGGTAAGTACTGCAGAATTGACAAATCATATATTGCGAAACTCATTTAAAGAATGGAGCAGCGCTTGGGTTAACTAGTCTGACTCATAAAGTGGGTTCACTAAATTAAATGTCGGATTATGagtgattaattaaattagtggATCAGATCAACACATGCGACAAGTATCATCGTATTACTTTGTAGAAAGATTTTAGTTTTTCAAGAATTACTTTTAAAAGAGGGGGAGAAGAGAAATCTAGTATACATGAGGTATATGTTGGATGAAAATGAAACAACTAACGTAAGAGCAATATCTCGAGTGATAAATTGCATATAcctttatttattgaatgtagaTCGTGAAATGGATGGGGAATCAATGGTCGATCATGACCATAGGACCAACGATCCCGTCTGTTTACTTGGACAAGAGACTGGAAGATGACAAAGATTATGGACTCAGCCTCTTCAAGCCCGAAGCAGAAGCTTGCCTCAAATGGTTGGACTCGAAGCCACCCAAATCCGTTCTTTACGTATCATTCGGAAGCATGGCCTCTCTCGGAGAAGATCAAATGGAAGAATTAGCGAACGGGCTCAAGAGAATGAAGAGCAACTTTTTATGGGTGGTGAGACAATCGGAAGAGAAGAAGCTCCCCAGAAATTTCCTGCAGGATGTGGGGATCGCTGACCAGGGTTTGGTGGTGAAGTGGTGCAATCAACTCCAAGTGCTGAGCCACGGCTCCGTCGGTTGCTTCATGACCCACTGCGGTTGGAACTCAACCCTTGAAGCACTGAGCTTGGGCGTGCCCATGGTGGTGATGCCTCAGTGGACAGACCAGCCGACGAACGCCACGTTCATTGTTGAAGTGTGGAAGGTTGGCCTTAGGGTTCGGGCTAACGAGCGCAGGATCGTGACTGGAGAAGAAATCGAAAGTTGCGTGAACGATGTcatggaaggagagaggggagaagTGATCAGGAAAAACTCCTTGAGGTGGAAAAAGATGGCTAGAGAAGCGGTAGATGAAGGAGGGAGTTCTGATAAGAACATCCTAGAATTTGTGACGAACATGGTTAATTTGGAAACATGATGCAGATACCCTTAATtttatgcaaatgcaataatgtATGCATCAATCGTGGAGGCATGCTGCTAGTGAATAACAAATTCCTTAATCGATTTACATGGTCATATCCCATAGAAAAATTATTAGGTGAGCTGGAATTCTTGACTTGCGATTGACATGATCTACTTAGGGTATATCAATTCAATGGCTTCTCGTATCCCTCAATTGTTTTTGTCTATATTATAATtcattgtccaaaaagtcttaaacctatattcggtcataaaccttttaatttttaccaattaagtcatacACATTTACACATTTTACTATTTGAGTccattttgccaaaattgattggGAATTGTTGATATGGATGACTAGTGTTGATGTAgacattttttataat
The window above is part of the Eucalyptus grandis isolate ANBG69807.140 chromosome 6, ASM1654582v1, whole genome shotgun sequence genome. Proteins encoded here:
- the LOC104456177 gene encoding mogroside IE synthase; translated protein: MCRPHDIHVLVLTHPVQGHINPMLQFSRRLASKGLKVTFLIPISTKKSPNLVNSSSINVVYIPDGFEDVDREKLSMGDALKHFQVSVTHSLNDFIEKHQACEEKPAKVLVYDSFMFWALDIAIQHGMHGAPFFTQSCVVCCTYYMIHQGRVKLPLEAAHGQGHVVSDPPVMSVLGPDDFPSFVVDVNSYPGALPFVLGQFSNIQRAKWLLFNSFAELEEEIVKWMGNQWSIMTIGPTIPSVYLDKRLEDDKDYGLSLFKPEAEACLKWLDSKPPKSVLYVSFGSMASLGEDQMEELANGLKRMKSNFLWVVRQSEEKKLPRNFLQDVGIADQGLVVKWCNQLQVLSHGSVGCFMTHCGWNSTLEALSLGVPMVVMPQWTDQPTNATFIVEVWKVGLRVRANERRIVTGEEIESCVNDVMEGERGEVIRKNSLRWKKMAREAVDEGGSSDKNILEFVTNMVNLET